The Arabidopsis thaliana chromosome 5, partial sequence genomic interval GACAAGTGGTtcggatcatcatcatcatcatcatcagacaAGTGGTGGTACTGATCAGAATCAGCTTCTGGAAGATTCTTCATCTGCCATGAGACTATGCaatgttaataatgatttcCCAAGTGAAGTAAATGATGAGAGACCACCACAAAGACCAAGCCAAGGTCTTTCCctttctctctcctcttcaAATCCTACAAGCATCAGTCTCCAATCTTTCGAACTCAGAccccaacaacaacaacaacaagggTATTCCGGTAATAAATCAACACAACATCAGAATCTCCAACACAcgcagatgatgatgatgatgatgaatagtcaccaccaaaacaacaacaataacaatcATCAgcatcataatcatcatcagtTTCAGATTGGGAGTTCCAAGTATTTGAGTCCAGCTCAAGAGCTACTGAGTGAGTTTTGCAGTCTTGGAGTAAAGGAAAGCGATGaagaagtgatgatgatgaagcataagaagaagcaaaagggtaaacaacaagaagagtGGGACACAAGTCACCACAGCAACAATGATCAACATGACCAATCTGCGACTACTTCTTCAAAGAAACATGTTCCACCACTTCACTCTCTTGAGTTCATGGAActtcagaaaagaaaagccaAGTTGCTCTCCATGCTCGAagaggtatatatattttcaagaaattattTCATTACTACTATCAAAACTTACATGAGTTTCTTAGAAAATCTAatccttttttatttggtttcaaCTTATTcctaaaaatgtaaaataccCACAAGTCttttacaaatctttttttttttcctttcatttgGTTTCAACTTATTCCTAAATATGTAAGATACCCATAAATCTTGTATTTTTTCGATTCTTGATTAGGTCCATATATTTCTTAAAGTtacaaatttcttttagatattaagataaaaagattcttttttgtcttcattCTTTCATGTATTCTCGTCGAAAACAAGTTCGATCGTATCAACTACGAAAAGATCAACCCTTTTAATTCCTTTACtcattatttctttttttctatagaaccaaaatataattttgttttctttgctttgaGCTAATTTGGAGACTCTAGTGGTCCTCCATATTTATAGCAATCAGTTTCATCATCATAAGCCATAACgagttgtttctttttcgtGTATTTACTCATTCTAAGAATCTACATTTACACGATTGTGATTGAAATCTTTGTGAATGGTGTGGGGTAACGTTTTTTTGCGGTTTTTTGGCAGCTTAAAAGAAGATATGGACATTACCGAGAGCAAATGAGAGTTGCGGCGGCAGCCTTTGAAGCGGCGGTTGGACTAGGAGGGGCAGAGATATACACTGCGTTAGCGTCAAGGGCAATGTCAAGACACTTTCGGTGTTTAAAAGACGGACTTGTGGGACAGATTCAAGCAACAAGTCAAGCTttgggagagagagaagaggataATCGTGCGGTTTCTATTGCAGCACGTGGAGAAACTCCACGGTTGAGATTGCTCGATCAAGCTTTGCGGCAACAGAAATCGTATCGCCAAATGACTCTTGTTGACGCTCATCCTTGGCGTCCACAACGCGGCTTGCCTGAACGCGCAGTCACAACGTTGAGAGCTTGGCTCTTTGAACACTTTCTTCACCCGTAAGTTATTTCATATACATCCTCTTAATATATTTACACATACCTAAAAGTTACTAATTGTGTCTTTCTGAAGTGATCAATGAAGGTAGAATCACAAGTTAATTGGGTATATTTATGGAGCTATATAAAACCTCTTTAACgattttatttcattgatAGTACGTTGATAAATAGTATGataggttttttttgtttgttacatgaatatttttgaacatataaaagtaaaaaaatatgtacattttatatagagagattgagattgacTTGACAAGCATAGGATACAATCTACCTTAATCTGTTAATTGCATatagcttttttattttcctttttctttcatttgcaCTATTGGTGTGAAAGTGAGTGtacaaacatatacatatacacatgtatatatatgtatacgaacatataaaattaaataaaataaatttaactgGTGGATGAAAGACAGAAATAGAGAAAGGTACAAAGTggattgagagagagaatcaaTGTTCTTTACCTAACActaacaaaagagagaaactatACATAACTCCTTGCTTTTTTCtccatgtttttattttgttctttttcttctactttttatttatttaatttacagaagttatatgtttatcatcatatGTAACACTTGTCTCCATCAATTCCCAAACACTGCTCAAACAATGAAACATCTTGTTAGTTTTCACCAAACCCTTTACCTTTGCTTCCATTTTATTTGCATCATTCTTCAATCatttatatccttttttttaattacatatcCATTTGTCTtatatttttccattaaagtaaaattttcttatttttgttttcagatatCCGAGCGATGTTGATAAGCATATATTGGCCCGACAAACTGGTTTATCAAGAAGTCAGGTAAAGAATAACTCCACTAATTCTTGATATATTCCAAAATTTATTATCCTATTTACTAAAGttataataaaccaaaattgttaGGTATCAAATTGGTTTATTAATGCAAGAGTTAGGCTATGGAAACCAATGATTGAAGAAATGTACtgtgaagaaacaagaagtgAACAAATGGAGATTACAAACCCGATGATGATCGATACTAAACCGGACCCGGACCAGTTGATCCGTGTCGAACCGGAATCTTTATCCTCAATAGTGACAAACCCTACATCCAAATCCGGTCACAACTCAACCCATGGAACGATGTCGTTAGGGTCAACGTTTGACTTTTCCTTGTACGGTAACCAAGCTGTGACATACGCTGGTGAAGGAGGGCCACGTGGTGACGTTTCCTTGACGCTTGGGTTACAACGTAACGATGGTAACGGTGGTGTGAGTTTAGCGTTGTCTCCAGTGACGGCTCAAGGTGGCCAACTTTTCTACGGTAGAGACCACATTGAAGAAGGACCGGTTCAATATTCAGCGTCGATGTTAGATGATGATCAAGTTCAGAATTTGCCTTATAGGAATTTGATGGGAGCTCAATTACTTCATGATATTGTTTGAGATTAAAAGATTAGGACCAAAGTTATCGATACATATTTTCCAAAACCGATTCGGTTATGTAACGGTTTAGTTagataaaaaccaaattagatatttatatataccgTTGTCTGATTGGATTGGAGGATTGGTGGACAAGGAGATATTATTAATGTATGAGTTAGTTGGTTCGTCAATATCACTTGTAggatattttcattttgttttttaaaatatattattgagaggtttttttctcaatctaatacttttttcttaatgtaaatcatatatatttttgtttaaggaAATATTATCAAGTGTCTTTTCAAATCTGTTTTCATATTCTAGGACCATCTCAAACTATTTGGAAACAttcaatcccttaaaattttgtttttcttataaatttggtttcaaaatttcGAAAAGTAAATggatatatagttttttttaaagtatgtTGAGTGTCTGTACATGACAATCGTTTACGTATATACTTgatacaaattataaaattgaatgtgtGTAACTGTGTATAATATACACATAAATAGATATCACACAAACATGGACGAGTGAAATTTGTGTAGTTGGCATGCATTATACGGATTTGGAATCGAATAGATACGACTTCAGTAACGAAAATCACTAGACcatcatatttatataaagaCATAATTAGAGAGAGTGTATGGTCTTTGTGTTATTAATGACAAAacctaataaaataaagttgacGACAAacataataaagaaagaacaaactGACTATTGGACCATCTCGGTCGATCGATAACGTTCACGTGTACACTCCCGTATACATATAAAGTTATGTACACATGAATAATGAATTCAAGCAAGTTTCAAGAGTGACTGAATTAACAATTTGACACAAAATACAGATAGACTTGTATCCTATAGTCTTATTCAAACATCTACAGTCTCTTAAACACGAGATTAAGTGTtgataagaacaaaaattatcGATAAGAGTAAGACATACGTCTCTTTCCAAAatgcaatatatatacattgacattgtttaagaaacttttCTGTCTAATTTAAACTAAATCTAAGAAACATATTTCTAAATCTAAGACtgtataatttgtatatatatttactcgTCGCGGTcaataattcaaatatataaatgtcaaaatttcaaacattAATGAATTATGGTTCATGTGTCACATTTGGGCTCCTTCAAGCCAAAAGAAACCTTTACTAAATTTCTCTTTAGGATATGTCGAAAAAGTCTTATAATATGGATTCTCAAAGATAATATACCAAAATCGTGTTATTAAATATCTATGCAAAGGAATTCTAGGGAAATTAAGGAAGTGATGTAGACTAATTCCTATGCGGTTATTGTTCTAAGCCATGATCTATCATGTGTGGAGGAAAAAGAATGGGAGACGATACCACCAAGGCCATCACCCAATCCTCTCACACGAACCATTGATAAATCAATCAGAAATAGCATCAGCTCACAAAGAGACTCCGACCTTAGCGGTGGTTCTCTACAAGAGGAGTACCTTACTCTTTTCAGCTtcatttggtttgtttcaaCCGCAACTgcgttgttttttttttgggttttttgtttggtgtataatttttatttgtgttgatatataaattttaaattttaatttcaatctcccaaaacaaaattcgtGATTGCAACACATCGAACGGATTAAATAACATAACCAGTGGTTTGggatgattttaatttttctacaaATATACCCATGTTGGAATGTTGAATTGGTGATATTAATCCAATTTTCCGATTAATCGCTAGAACTATACCGAGCGGTCAATTAACGTCTAGCGGTTCTTTTAACAACGGGTAAAATTCACGATTCcgattttaaaacaatgatTCCAACTTGCGTATGAGACGACCTACAAGAATTTTAGATTGAGATCGAGTCATGTACTCCACGAAGCTAACGAGTAACGAGTCAAGAGACTGAGAAGTACTTCTCTGTTTAAAAACTTTAGGTTAAGtcgtatatttttttttgtttaagtgaaAAGTTTAAGATTATTAATtagtagaaaatatttgaaaatgaagtTGGACCTGAAAGATAAACACCAAATTTTCTTATCCTAATCccttcaaaaaattataaacaacaattaaaaccaaaagaagctaATAACCCAAACGGATCAAAGTCCAAAAATACCAACGTAATGCCCGAAGATAATGCTGCATCAGATTTAAAACCGTCCACATAAATCCAATTTATTGATTCAATAGTTtgctaaataaaataaaatttggaaactaaaacagttataaaataaatcgACTCAAtgggattaaaaaaaaaaaaaaccggtCAAAAACATCGACAATTTGGGCAGCTTCGATTCTGTTTCAGCCAAGAATCAATACAAGAACGATGGAAAACATGTCTACACTTCTTTATACGGATAATCTCATGGCCATCTTCTAACTCTTCAAGACAAATTGAACAACCAATCTCATCAAATCcttctttttcaatatcttTAAACTCCATTTCCTCGATCGATGCCCTATAACCGATTTTAAATTCTAGTTGAGAATGAAGCGGCATTAGATGTCCGGTTTCATTGTCTTGCTGAGGCTGAGGCTGAGGCTGAGGCAGAGGCAGAGGCAGAGGCACAGGCAGAGGAGGAAGTGAGGGATGAGAGTTTTGATGTGTCTCAAGAGCTAGTTCCGTAGGAGGTTGAATATACTTGTTGCAAGAGTCAGAGATGATATATAAGGTGAACAAGACTATTAAAATGGCCCCTGTAACGACTATTGAAGACACATCCAGCGAGGGCATAGATTCTATCATCCTAATATTACTTTTACACCAGAGAGATCAAATTTGGAGTTGTAGCTGAAGCAAACTGATTCGTATCCATGATGAGAATCATTATCAActttcatttatatttatcttcctttttttttgggtacattttttaatatctagAGATGAATCTTTATTACGAGATAAACACATATTTTAGATATGCATGTTagtttactatatattatgtaaatattcGTTTTGTCTATATTGTTGCTTTTTAATTGTTAACATAATAACAATTGGCTCTTCGCtgtcaaccaaaaaaaaaaatggctatGACTCTGAGTGGGGGACGGTTTTGATTGTGTGCGAGCAAAAgtaatttttatgatttgtttttttccaatttcgAGGGGTTATAATACTTTCAAATGATAGAAACtagaggaagaaaataaacacatATGTTGAATAATAGATCACATGACTTGctaaaaacttttaacatGTGGGTCTGAGACAATTTAGcgttaattttaatttgatcatactaaaaaaaaagaccttAGTTATAGTTTTGTATatactttaattatataaaaattttgaaacaatttttgaTGAGTAGATACAAAATTCAACTATAGTCAGTCTCTCCTCTATTTGATATCAATCAACAGAACAACGACAAATAGGACAATTTCGATTCGCATCAATCCAAGAAAGCATACAAAAGCGATGAAAAACATGCCTACACTTCTTTATGCACATAAGCTCGTGGCCAATCTTGAACTCTTCTAGACAAATTGAACAGCAACCCTCATCTCCTTCTTCGACATCTTCAACCTTTATGATCGTCTCGACCGTGGTTTTATTGATCGCTGGAATATGTCCAGTTTCAATGTCTTgttgaggaggaggaggaggagggggaGGAGGAGGAGTTCTGCAGCACAATAGAACGATGAATACGATTACCCAAAAGCCTACTATGGTGTAGTAAACGATATATCCGGTCCCTATGATCATTATCACTGGCAGCATCAAACTCGATTTTGAGATTTAAAAGctgttttgtatttataatgAGAGAATCCCTCAGACATTAGCATAAGTATTTATATTCCTTCGTTTGCGCTAAAATcctaatcatatatatgagatatctaaaataataatttaaacgtaaacaaataacaaaataattaaaatatactttCTCCAAACACATATACAATCAAACGCTTTACGTTCTACATTggaaactctataaattaataatgttgggaccataaaattttattaatttatagtgatattaatttatcctatagattaataaatattattttattggataaattaatatttatcaattcaTAGAAATATTTAAGCAAAATACAACACTATTTTCTTTCGAAATAGAATAAATGTCAATAGACTACTCGAATATCTAGGTGCAAATGAAGCATACTCAAAAATTCAGAGTTTTTAGAAGAATTGTGATTTCTGTCTATAATGTTGGTGAAGAATTTGAAGACGATAATGTGAAACTTTCTGAAATAGCGACACGTAAAGAAGCAATTATCGCGTCTAGAACTCTTCACAACTTTTGGATGCATATCGAAAAGACAACACCAAGACTTTTtaatgcaataaaaaaaattagcaatGAACTtcaaaaagattcaaactttaagAAAAGACAATATAACTAAAGTCATATtatattagattatctttAAAAGTATCCTTAAGAttagtaattattaatttatgatattattggGACCATATTTTGACAtagagatttaaaaaaaattattatcttatcgattttggttaatttttacattgacCCGACTTGGGACCgacatattttattaatttatcatgtttattaatttatcgaataTTAATTTACAGAGTTTCTATTGTATATCTTTTGGCAATATTACGTGATCACAACACATAGTTTGCCAAAACAATTATGAAATAATTCGAAAATTGATATAGaggataaaaaaataaaccctACTCACCCTCTTTCCTCTTTCTTGCAGTAAGGGAGCATCGACAATTCGGGCAGGTTAGATTCTGATTGAGCCAAGGATCAATACAAAAACGATGAAAAACATGTCTACACATATTTATACGAATTATCTCATGGCCATCTTCAAACTCTTCAAGACATATTGGACAAAAAATCTTATTGGATCCTTCTTTTATATCTTTAAACTCTAAAATTGTCGTTTCATGGATCCATGTCATATATCCGActgcaatgttttgttgagGCTGAGGCAGCGTTACATGTCCAGTCTCAATGTCTTGTTGAAGCTGATCAGGTGGTGGATGAGAATTTTGGTGTGTCTCACGAGCTATTTCCGTAGGAGGTTGCTGACTAAGATCTATGcaaagtttataaataaagattaCTGTAATGGCAATTGGaaataccatatatataaataaaaacaatactGTCGAAAAAAAATCCAGATTATCTGACGGTGGAGACTCCATCATCGTTATATTACTTTCTTACGAGAGAGATCAAATTTGGAGCTTCAGTTGAAGCAATTGCTTCGATCCATATTTTGAGATAAtcattatcaaattttatttaaattcaattttttcttacctttttgtaaaaatctaGAGTTAAGTCTTTCTTTATTACGAGATATCATATACACATATTGTAGATATATTAGTTTACTTTTGTAAATCTAGAGTTGATGTGAATATTACTTTTGTCTATATTGGTGGtactttttcattaattaggtttagattttaaacCATAAGAAATCTCTGgataatatatagaaacagGATCATGATTTGATGGTCAGAAATTACAATAATCAAAACTAGGAGTAGACAGGGACACAAATGGGCCTCATACGGCCATAAAGGAGCCTCAAACAATGAAATGGGCTTAGACGTCACTGTATCCCTTTgatggatttttgttttctggattTAGTAATTTGGGAGCCCGAGCTAGAGTACTAAACATTAAACTTGACAACAAAATCACATTATggtaattgtttatttatttaataaattttccaTCATTTAAATAGGTGGTAATTTGACTAATCTGCTGTATAATTGAATCAGAACAAAATTTACCATGAATATTATTACACGACTTCAACCACTTCACCTTCTTTGCAAACTGCAACACTAATCTCCAAAgtattgttcttctttgatttcaccCTACAACAATTTCTTCTAGGAGACTGCAGcgcccaaaaacaaaatttgaaatcatatttcaacaattattatttcaagcattaaaaataaaatgactaTATAACATGTTGACTTACCCTGTCCCAAAGATGAGGGTCCGGTTTCTTGTAAACAATGACTGTCTTAATGTCGCTGGGATTAGCCATCTTCCACCGACACTCGGGATGAGCCACGCGGTGGATTTCATAACGGCTCACTGTCATATTTGTCACCCGATGAACTCTGGTTGATGTCATATAGAACACAAACGGTTTCTGGCACGGATGACGACTCACGGGTCGGGTGTTGAAAGCGTATGCCGTGTAATCCGCCCGTCGATACCTAAcggaaaaaaaatacaatgtaaaacaaaatgaccatatatttatacattttggGGTTTACTTATGTACTTTACTAATGTTTTGATATAGATTACCAATTTAAGAAAGTTCTCGACGGCATTTCAATCTCTCGAGCCGAAAAGATTCCGCGGAAAATCTGAACCGCGAATCCCCAAGAGACGGAAACAGTCCATTTGCGGCGTTTGTCATAGCATATCGACTGTTGCATAAGTCCAGCAGAGTCTAGCTTTGCCGGGACTTGTAGATGCTTCAAGGCATCAACACGTGTCATGTTTGGGAAAATCGGTTCGACCACGTCGAGGTGATGAAGCGTAACCAGTGGAGCCACCGGGTGAGCCGCTAGTAATCCAAAGAGATTGCCATACACATCGTACTGAAATACACAAAAGACAGCACCAATTAATATGGAACggttcaaaatttaatttgagaAGAGTTACCAAACCGACCGGTTATTGGTAGGTACCGACGATTGGTTCTGTAATCAATGAACAAATCACCAACAAACAAGGAGAGTGTCACGTGAGACGCACGCGCCGTTAAATGCGTGACAACTCTTTAAAGAAACGGCCTGACACCGTGACGACGTGTACCTTACTCCGGCAACAATATAACGTACGGCAACATTGTGGTCCAGTGACGTGGCATTGTATCataattgaattttataatGCAATGGATTTTTAACCAAAAGCGTGtaactttttattatcaaaaaacCCGGggaacaatttaatttataatctcGATAAACTCATTGAATACACATTAACTAAAAAGCATTAAATACAATGATCAAATAAAATCTAGTTGTAGTTAAAACTACTTACTACTAATTAACcaactgaaacaaaacacaaagattCGTattaatcaatcaaaatatgttatttagtTAGAAAATCATAGAATTTTCATTTACAGATTGTGTTTGGTGTAAAAGAAAGTAATATTAATAATCTGAACATGTTTTACAGTTAATTAACCAACTTAATTTAACTAGATTCATACGAATCTATGAGAATATTTCTTTACTAATAAGATTATagtaaaaacataaaataaaagtgatAATTACTGACCTGGTGAAAACCGAGTTCTTTAGTGAGTGGAACACCGAGTTCAGCCATGCAAGCTTGCATCCGATCATCGGAACCGTACAACGCCGGATACCTTTTAATACACCGATCTTGCATTTTGCTCAAAGCCACCGCTAATGGATAACTTATAGCAAATCCTCCACCGCCATAAGCCATTCCATAAGAGAAATAAATGTTCTGAAGATGACTCTCCGATAAACTGCCGATGTAATACATTTGATTATGATCGTATTTTCTCAAAACTCTGATTAGATTCTCGGCGACAAAGACTGTATCATCGTCTCCCATAACGAACCATCTCACATCTTTGAGTCCTAATTTAAGTGTCTCCGTAACGATTCTTGAAATTCTAATCGCCGATCTGTGtccttgtttgtttttatacgGAAACTTCGATGTATCGCCGGAGATTTTCACCGGCGGGAGGCTaatttcgtcttcttcgtcttcttcagtAACTGGTTTTTCTAACCAGACATAACTACgcatttggtttggtttgtacCAAATCTTGATGTactcttttctctgtttccatAGTCTTGCCGACGCGGCGATACCGAAAACCACGTGTTGGAAACCGGTTTGCGGTGgcggaggtggtggtggtggtgaaggTGGTGGAGAGGCGTATGATTTGATTACAGCCGTTTGATTTGTGTGGAAGAGAATCAACGGTTGAGATGAGTTGACAATGTCGTTGAGACGACGAACAACGGCGGAGAATGGCTCCACTTGACAAGCACGTGAGTTTGAGATAAGCTTTAGTGTGTAGACAACGTAAGTGGCGGagacgaggaggaggagcGTTACCATAAGTTTGGATACGGGTCGGGTCGGTGAACCGGATCCGGATAAAGTCCGTTCCCACATTAGCTTCTCTGCTGGATCTTTCTGGTTATTCAGCTTCATCTTAAGaaccaaagatgaagaaaaggaaacgaaatcaaaatctaagaaatataaataattggtAATAAATATTTCGATGGAAACAAATTTTATGGGTTTAAGAAGAAAGtgagattgagaagaagaacatgcaGTGGCTCTGTTCTGATTTTctaaaagagaagacaaaagtGTCTTGTGAAAGAGACTCATTTTacttagtttatatattaatatattaaaatgtcatagtcaaaaagaaaattatactTTTAGTTAGcaaaaaatctaatctattttgtttcgATATGATAAAGGTTAGATTCTAATTGTTACTCTTAGATTGATCTTGGAATTATCTGTATGAGTAgagtaattaacaaaaaacgTTATACGATATTTGTCATATTTAGCTCTGATAAACAATTGATATATCCTCgcgtttgattttttttttttgttgtcatttACTGTATTTTACACTCAAACcgacaaacaaaatatacagTCAATCAAATTTTGCTTAAGGAGATTTAAGAATTAATTAGGTGGGAAACAAGAAATACAATTATAACTACTAGTATTTTTTCGTTTTACTATGATAAGTATTTTTGCATGGACACGTGTATGGATTGTAGTGGAAAATATGTGTCGGTAGTAGCAGAACTTTGGAGGTGGTGGGGGAGCTAGgactattttatttattataggGGTTGGTTTAgaaataaaactataatttttggggcaatttatgaaaatgataaattatgGGGGGGCATGGGTGGTGTTGTTGACAACTTGTTGTTGCAGACTACGAGACAATTTTATTACATCCATGCTGCTACTCTTCAGGAGCTTCTGAGTTCATCAGAGAGTTTAAAATTTCtagctcttttcttttttgcctATTTCTATCTACTTTTGTGGAAAtcacattcaaaaaaaatcaatgggTTCTGTTACTAATTGAAGGCCCAAAACATTATTGATTGTTaagcatttttcttttctttaattacaGTGCATGTACCGACGTTTTTAGTCAAATTATTTGTGATACTTCAGTGATTTAGATATGAGATGTTTCGTTATTGTTATAATGTTATTATccttttattaaaaagaatattgaaaTCTGCCCTTCAATAATGTTTGGGGCATGACATGTCCGATATAAAGagacttcaattttttttgccgACAATGACACACGACGTCAGGAGCTTCGACGTTGCGGCAAAGAGTAAACTTTGACCACCAGATTAGGGTAAAAATAGAaagcagtttttttttaacctttcaTTCTTTGATTAGAGATGTTCGAGTTTAATTACTTTGCATGGTCTAAAAATTGGCCTTTTGAAGTTGTGATCTTGGCCTGAGACTGATCTTGAACTTTGCTTTTGATTGAATGATCTAACTATGGATaacttcaaaattaaaataaataagtctACAAAATTTAACCATGTGATGCAATCAAAAGAACCGGAAAGTTTTGGAGGAGATATGCTTAGTTATCTTGATACGTTAATCGTATTACTATAGTAAGGGATATGCTAAGATTTCTTGCTACATAAAGTAACTAAGAACATTAAAAGGTTACAACAAGAAGTAAAGAACTTTACAAGAAACAACTTTAACAAATCATATATGAAGCATAGTTCGCAAACTCCTCCAATGATCTTCACATTCT includes:
- a CDS encoding uncharacterized protein (unknown protein; Has 30201 Blast hits to 17322 proteins in 780 species: Archae - 12; Bacteria - 1396; Metazoa - 17338; Fungi - 3422; Plants - 5037; Viruses - 0; Other Eukaryotes - 2996 (source: NCBI BLink).) gives rise to the protein MKLKRVRYSSCREPPLRSESLCELMLFLIDLSMVRVRGLGDGLGGIVSHSFSSTHDRSWLRTITA
- a CDS encoding RING/U-box superfamily protein (RING/U-box superfamily protein; FUNCTIONS IN: zinc ion binding; LOCATED IN: endomembrane system; CONTAINS InterPro DOMAIN/s: Zinc finger, RING-type (InterPro:IPR001841), Zinc finger, C3HC4 RING-type (InterPro:IPR018957); BEST Arabidopsis thaliana protein match is: RING/U-box superfamily protein (TAIR:AT5G41450.1); Has 1807 Blast hits to 1807 proteins in 277 species: Archae - 0; Bacteria - 0; Metazoa - 736; Fungi - 347; Plants - 385; Viruses - 0; Other Eukaryotes - 339 (source: NCBI BLink).); protein product: MLPVIMIIGTGYIVYYTIVGFWVIVFIVLLCCRTPPPPPPPPPPQQDIETGHIPAINKTTVETIIKVEDVEEGDEGCCSICLEEFKIGHELMCIKKCRHVFHRFCMLSWIDANRNCPICRCSVD
- the BEL1 gene encoding POX (plant homeobox) family protein (BELL 1 (BEL1); CONTAINS InterPro DOMAIN/s: Homeobox (InterPro:IPR001356), Homeodomain-like (InterPro:IPR009057), POX (InterPro:IPR006563), Homeodomain-related (InterPro:IPR012287); BEST Arabidopsis thaliana protein match is: BEL1-like homeodomain 4 (TAIR:AT2G23760.3); Has 1807 Blast hits to 1807 proteins in 277 species: Archae - 0; Bacteria - 0; Metazoa - 736; Fungi - 347; Plants - 385; Viruses - 0; Other Eukaryotes - 339 (source: NCBI BLink).), yielding MARDQFYGHNNHHHQEQQHQMINQIQGFDETNQNPTDHHHYNHQIFGSNSNMGMMIDFSKQQQIRMTSGSDHHHHHHQTSGGTDQNQLLEDSSSAMRLCNVNNDFPSEVNDERPPQRPSQGLSLSLSSSNPTSISLQSFELRPQQQQQQGYSGNKSTQHQNLQHTQMMMMMMNSHHQNNNNNNHQHHNHHQFQIGSSKYLSPAQELLSEFCSLGVKESDEEVMMMKHKKKQKGKQQEEWDTSHHSNNDQHDQSATTSSKKHVPPLHSLEFMELQKRKAKLLSMLEELKRRYGHYREQMRVAAAAFEAAVGLGGAEIYTALASRAMSRHFRCLKDGLVGQIQATSQALGEREEDNRAVSIAARGETPRLRLLDQALRQQKSYRQMTLVDAHPWRPQRGLPERAVTTLRAWLFEHFLHPYPSDVDKHILARQTGLSRSQVSNWFINARVRLWKPMIEEMYCEETRSEQMEITNPMMIDTKPDPDQLIRVEPESLSSIVTNPTSKSGHNSTHGTMSLGSTFDFSLYGNQAVTYAGEGGPRGDVSLTLGLQRNDGNGGVSLALSPVTAQGGQLFYGRDHIEEGPVQYSASMLDDDQVQNLPYRNLMGAQLLHDIV
- a CDS encoding RING/U-box superfamily protein (RING/U-box superfamily protein; FUNCTIONS IN: zinc ion binding; LOCATED IN: endomembrane system; CONTAINS InterPro DOMAIN/s: Zinc finger, RING-type (InterPro:IPR001841), Zinc finger, C3HC4 RING-type (InterPro:IPR018957); BEST Arabidopsis thaliana protein match is: RING/U-box superfamily protein (TAIR:AT5G41450.1); Has 1807 Blast hits to 1807 proteins in 277 species: Archae - 0; Bacteria - 0; Metazoa - 736; Fungi - 347; Plants - 385; Viruses - 0; Other Eukaryotes - 339 (source: NCBI BLink).) → MIESMPSLDVSSIVVTGAILIVLFTLYIISDSCNKYIQPPTELALETHQNSHPSLPPLPVPLPLPLPQPQPQPQQDNETGHLMPLHSQLEFKIGYRASIEEMEFKDIEKEGFDEIGCSICLEELEDGHEIIRIKKCRHVFHRSCIDSWLKQNRSCPNCRCF